The Vibrio kanaloae genome has a window encoding:
- the purF gene encoding amidophosphoribosyltransferase: MCGIVGIVGSTPVNQSIYDALTVLQHRGQDAAGICTIESNRFRLRKANGLVKDVFEAKHMQRLQGEVGIGHVRYPTAGSSSASEAQPFYVNSPFGITLAHNGNLTNANEVREKLFEKDRRHLNTTSDSEVLLNVLAHEIDTVKGNVTSDDVFRAVSNVHRTIRGAYAVTAMIIGHGMIAFRDPHGIRPLCLGKREVDGKTEYMVASESVALDAVGFDFMRDVAPGEAIYATFDGDLFTKQCADNPQLNPCIFEFVYFARPDSFIDKISVYSARVEMGEMLGKRIKEEYADLDIDVVIPIPETSNDIALRIAQAINKPYRQGFVKNRYVGRTFIMPGQQQRKKSVRRKLNAIRSEFKGKNVLLVDDSIVRGTTSEQIIEMARDSGASKVFMVSAAPEVRFPNVYGIDMPSAIELIAHGRDNETICKQIGADALIFQTLPDLISAVGMGNQDISRFDTSVFNGEYVTGDIDQAYLDFLDSLRNDDSKVQREIQQDLANLELHNEGA, translated from the coding sequence ATGTGTGGTATTGTTGGAATCGTGGGTTCAACACCTGTAAACCAGTCAATTTATGACGCTTTAACGGTATTGCAGCATCGTGGCCAAGATGCCGCAGGTATTTGTACCATAGAAAGCAATCGTTTCCGTCTGCGTAAGGCGAATGGTTTAGTCAAAGATGTTTTTGAAGCAAAACACATGCAGCGCTTACAAGGTGAAGTTGGTATTGGTCATGTTCGTTACCCTACTGCGGGTAGTTCAAGTGCATCTGAAGCTCAACCTTTCTACGTAAACTCTCCTTTTGGTATTACGTTGGCTCACAACGGCAACCTGACAAACGCAAACGAAGTGCGTGAAAAGTTGTTCGAGAAAGACCGTCGTCATTTAAATACAACTTCTGACTCTGAAGTTCTATTGAACGTTTTGGCTCATGAGATCGATACCGTTAAAGGTAACGTGACTTCAGATGATGTTTTCCGCGCTGTTTCTAATGTACACCGCACGATTCGCGGCGCCTACGCAGTAACGGCAATGATTATCGGCCACGGTATGATTGCATTTCGTGACCCACATGGTATTCGTCCTCTGTGTCTTGGTAAGCGTGAGGTTGATGGTAAAACAGAGTACATGGTTGCGTCTGAGTCAGTCGCGTTAGACGCTGTTGGTTTTGATTTTATGCGCGATGTTGCTCCTGGTGAAGCTATCTACGCAACATTCGATGGTGATCTTTTTACTAAGCAATGCGCAGACAACCCACAACTAAACCCATGCATCTTTGAATTTGTATACTTTGCTCGCCCAGATTCATTCATCGACAAAATCTCGGTTTACAGCGCACGCGTTGAGATGGGTGAGATGCTAGGTAAACGTATTAAAGAAGAGTACGCCGACTTAGATATTGATGTGGTTATCCCAATTCCTGAAACTTCGAACGATATTGCGCTACGCATAGCTCAAGCGATCAACAAGCCATACCGTCAGGGTTTCGTGAAGAACCGCTATGTTGGCCGCACGTTTATCATGCCTGGTCAGCAACAGCGTAAAAAATCAGTTCGCCGTAAGCTGAACGCAATCCGTTCAGAGTTTAAAGGTAAGAATGTTCTATTGGTTGACGACTCTATCGTTCGCGGTACAACATCAGAGCAGATCATTGAGATGGCTCGTGATTCAGGTGCAAGTAAAGTCTTCATGGTTTCAGCCGCTCCAGAGGTGCGCTTTCCGAACGTTTACGGCATCGATATGCCGAGCGCGATAGAGCTGATTGCTCATGGTCGTGACAACGAAACGATTTGTAAGCAGATTGGCGCAGATGCTTTGATTTTCCAAACGCTACCAGATCTAATCTCTGCGGTAGGTATGGGCAACCAAGACATTTCTCGCTTCGATACTTCGGTATTTAACGGTGAGTATGTAACAGGTGATATCGACCAAGCGTACTTAGATTTCCTAGATTCTTTGCGTAATGACGACTCAAAGGTTCAGCGTGAAATCCAACAAGACCTAGCGAACTTAGAGTTACATAACGAAGGCGCTTAG